The proteins below are encoded in one region of Lytechinus pictus isolate F3 Inbred chromosome 11, Lp3.0, whole genome shotgun sequence:
- the LOC129271119 gene encoding speract receptor, with amino-acid sequence MHAVSDWWKRGFAGVIGPGCGCTYEGRLASALNFPMIDYVCDENPVSDKNIYPTFLRTIPPSIQVVEAIILTLQRYEWSRVSVVVENITKYLNIFETVKEKFEERDFEILHEEYYPGFDPWDEEMADPFTDIIQRTKVTSRIYIFLGDASDLRQFAMSALDDGMLDSGDYAILGAVVDLEVRDSQDYHSLDYILDTSEYLNQINPDYARLYKHREYTRTDDDHALEALKSVLIVTGAPVLKTRNWDRFSTFVIDNALDEPFNGELQLRAEIDFASVYMFDATMQLLEALDRTLVAGGDIYDGEEVVSTLFNTTYRSKTDTFYQFDENGDGVKPYVLLHRIPIPKGDGGATAGSLGMYPIGTFNRDDNGQWSFEEAVDDDDNVLRPTWFNRDEPPLDRPVCGFHGELCTDWGLYLGTSIPAFIIVFGGLIGFFVYRKRAYEAALDSLVWKVDWSEVQTKSNETNSQGFSMKSMVVSAISVISNAEKQQIFATIGTYRGTVCAIHAVHKNHVDLTRDVRTELKIMRDMRHDNICPFIGACIDRPHICIMMHYCAKGSLQDILENEDIKLDSMFLSSLIADLVKGIVYLHSSEIKSHGHLKSSNCVVDNRWVLQITDYGLHEFKKGQKQDVDLGEHAILARQLWTAPEHLVQGKSMPPGGSPAGDIYSFAILLTELYSRQEPFHENDLDLPVILDRVKKREVPPYRPILNAVNAAAPDCVLSAIRACWADTPEERPNIIEVRSMLAPLQKGLKPNILDNMIAIMERYTNNLEELVDERTHELQKEKAKTEQLLHRMLPPSIASQLIKGIAVLPETFDMVSIFFSDIVGFTALSAASSPIQVVNLLNDLYTLFDAIIANYDVYKVETIGDAYMLVSGLPIRNGDRHAGQIASTAHHLLEAVKGFIVPHRPDVFLKLRIGIHSGSCVAGVVGLTMPRYCLFGDTVNTASRMESNGLALKIHVSPWCKEVLDKLGGYELEDRGLVPMKGKGEIHTYWLLGQDPSYKITKVKPPAQKLPQEVIEAAANRVIPDDA; translated from the exons gtGTCAGTAGTAGTTGAAAACATCACTAAGTACCTGAACATCTTTGAAACCGTAAAAGAAAAGTTTGAAGAGCGAGACTTTGAGATTCTCCACGAAGAGTATTACCCGGGATTCGATCCATGGGACGAGGAAATGGCTGACCCATTCACTGACATTATCCAACGAACCAAAGTAACATCAAGAA TTTACATTTTCTTGGGCGATGCCAGCGATCTTCGTCAGTTTGCTATGTCTGCATTGGATGATGGGATGTTGGACTCCGGTGATTATGCGATTTTAGGTGCGGTCGTTGATTTAGAAGTGAGAGACAGTCAAGATTATCATAGTCTCGATT ATATCCTGGATACATCTGAATACCTAAACCAGATAAATCCTGACTATGCACGACTCTATAAGCATCGAGAGTATACAAGAACCGACGACGACCACGCCCTTGAAGCACTAAAGAGCGTTCTCATTGTAACTGGAGCTCCCGTACTCAAAACAAGAAACTGGGATCGATTTTCAACCTTTGTCATTGACAACGCACTCGATGAACCTTTCAATGGCGAATTGCAACTTAGAGCTGAA ATTGACTTTGCATCAGTATACATGTTTGATGCTACAATGCAGCTACTCGAGGCATTGGATCGCACATTAGTAGCCGGTGGTGATATTTACGATGGAGAAGAAGTCGTTTCAACTCTCTTCAACACGACCTATCGAA gTAAAACTGACACTTTCTATCAATTTGATGAGAACGGAGATGGTGTAAAGCCCTATGTTCTTCTTCATCGCATACCTATACCAAAAGGAGATGGCGGGGCGACCGCTGGTTCTCTTGGCATGTACCCGATTGGGACATTTAATAGAGACGATAATGGGCAATGG AGCTTTGAAGAGgccgttgatgatgatgataatgttttgAGACCTACTTGGTTCAACCGAGATGAACCTCCTCTTGACAGGCCTGTCTGTGGATTCCATGGAGAACTTTGCACAG ATTGGGGACTTTATCTCGGAACGTCGATACCAGCTTTCATCATTGTTTTCGGAGGGTTAATCGGGTTCTTTGTGTACAG GAAACGTGCATACGAAGCAGCACTCGACAGTTTGGTCTGGAAGGTTGACTGGTCGGAAGTTCAAACTAAATCAAACGAAACTAATTCTCAAGGGTTCTCTATGAAGAGCATGGTAGTCAGTGCTATTTCGGTCATATCGAATGCTGAAAAGCAACAGATCTTCGCCACCATTGGAACATACAGG GGTACGGTCTGTGCTATCCACGCTGTTCATAAAAACCACGTCGATTTGACAAGGGATGTAcgaactgaactgaaaata ATGCGTGATATGAGACACGATAACATTTGTCCATTCATCGGAGCCTGTATTGACCGCCCCCATATCTGTATCATGATGCATTACTGTGCAAAGGGAAGCTTACAG GATATTCTTGAAAATGAAGACATCAAGCTGGACAGCATGTTCCTCTCTTCCCTGATTGCTGACCTGGTCAAAGGCATCGTATATCTCCACAGCTCCGAGATCAAATCACATGGTCATCTCAAATCAAGCAACTGTGTGGTGGATAACCGCTGGGTGCTTCAGATCACCGACTATGGTCTCCACGAATTCAAGAAAGGACAAAAACAAGATGTTGATCTCGGCGAACATGCGATTCTAGCCC GTCAACTATGGACAGCACCCGAGCATCTGGTACAAGGAAAGAGCATGCCTCCAGGAGGTTCGCCTGCAGGAGATATATATTCATTTGCTATCCTCCTGACTGAGCTCTACTCAAGACAAGAACCATTCCATGAGAACGATCTAGACCTACCAG TTATACTTGATCGAGTGAAGAAAAGGGAAGTGCCTCCATATCGCCCGATTCTAAACGCAGTAAATGCTGCTGCACCAGACTGTGTGCTCAGCGCTATCCGTGCATGCTGGGCTGATACTCCTGAAGAACGACCAAACATCATCGAAGTTCGTTCCATGCTAGCACCGCTACAGAAAGGATT GAAACCTAATATTCTTGACAACATGATTGCGATCATGGAACGGTATACCAACAACTTAGAAGAGCTGGTAGATGAACGAACACACGAACTTCAGAAGGAAAAGGCAAAGACCGAGCAACTACTACATCGTATGCTTCCACC ATCGATTGCCTCACAGCTGATCAAGGGTATTGCTGTCTTACCGGAAACCTTTGATATGGTGTCCATCTTCTTTTCTGATATTGTTGGTTTTACTGCCCTGTCTGCTGCTAGTTCACCTATCCAG GTTGTGAACTTGCTGAACGATTTATACACTCTTTTCGATGCCATTATTGCCAACTACGACGTTTACAAG GTTGAGACCATTGGTGATGCTTACATGCTTGTATCTGGATTGCCAATCCGTAATGGAGATCGTCATGCTGGCCAAATTGCCTCTACCGCCCACCATCTCCTAGAAGCCGTCAAGGGATTCATTGTACCTCATCGACCTGACGTGTTCCTCAAGCTTCGTATTGGTATCCATTCCG GTTCTTGCGTGGCTGGCGTTGTTGGTCTGACTATGCCAAGGTATTGTCTCTTTGGAGATACCGTCAACACTGCCTCCCGAATGGAATCAAATGGACTGG ctctGAAAATCCATGTCAGTCCATGGTGCAAGGAGGTTCTGGATAAACTTGGTGGTTATGAACTTGAAGATCGAGGTCTTGTCCCCATGAAA GGTAAAGGAGAAATCCATACCTACTGGTTGTTAGGACAGGATCCTAGCTACAAGATTACCAAGGTTAAACCACCAGCACAAAAACTTCCCCAGGAGGTCATAGAAGCTGCCGCTAATCGGGTCATACCTGACGATGCCTAA